The Thermococcus celericrescens DNA segment AACCACCTGAAGGGCAAAACCGCCAGAAAACTCCTTCAAGAATTCCCCGAACTGAGGAGTAAAACAACGCACGGCAGGCTCTGGTCCCGCTCCTACTTCGTCGCCTCAGTCGGCTACATAACTGATGAGATCGTCAAACACTACGTTGAAACCCAATGGGAGCGTGAGTTGAAACGAAGAGGAGCGTAACCCTCAAACTCCAGCCCTCGAAGGCCCAAAAGAAAATCCTCTTCGAGTTAGCCGACGTTGGAGCCAAAGTCTGGAACAGGGTGAACTACCTTCGCAGGCAAGAATTCTTCGAGGGCAAACCCGTTGATTTCCTTAAAACCGAGAAAACCGTTTACGAGGAATTCAAAAAGGAAATCGGCTCGGCAACAGTTCAGCAAATTTGCAGGAAGAACGCCGAAGCCTGGAGAAGCTTCTTCGCCCTCATTAAAAAGAAAAAAGAAGGCGAACTACCAGAAGAATTTAAACCAAAACCACCGAACTACTTGAAGAAAGATAAACGGAGAAAGCCATTAATCGTCCTCAGGAACGACCAGTATCAGATTGAAGGCAATAAGTTAATCCTCAAGGGCCTCGGCAAGTTCAAACGCCTCGAAGTCCAGTTTAAAGGTAGAATACACTTGAGAGGCAAGCAGGGGAGGCTGGAAATTCAATACAATCCAGCAAGACGGAAATGGTATGCTCACATTTCATACACTGTGGAAGAAAGGC contains these protein-coding regions:
- a CDS encoding transposase, with amino-acid sequence NHLKGKTARKLLQEFPELRSKTTHGRLWSRSYFVASVGYITDEIVKHYVETQWERELKRRGA